A window of the Haloarcula rubripromontorii genome harbors these coding sequences:
- a CDS encoding glucose 1-dehydrogenase: MDAIAVRQGKTRPELIDIERPEPDDGEVLVKTLRVGIDGTDFEVLSGSHGEFPEGSEYQILGHEAVGVVEAANGTALSEGEIVVPTVRRPKNTSSRFFENDEPDMAPPGEYVERGIAGAHGYMAEYFTTPASFLVSIPESLADVGFLVEPISNAEKALELAQRSRSTFEWQDSAGLVLGNGPLGLLTLAMLTDRCERTYCLGRRERPDPTIDIVDELGATYINSQQTAVDEIPAAHEPMDLVFEATGHAKHAFSTIEALDSNGVGVLLGIPEDWEFTVNGGALHRQLVLQNKALLGSVNSNVRHYNRARNTLAEYPDWFVSSIMTTRCSVSEFADAFEQSPESIKSYIEFSA; this comes from the coding sequence ATGGATGCAATTGCCGTCAGGCAGGGGAAGACTCGGCCCGAACTCATCGATATCGAGCGTCCGGAACCGGACGACGGAGAGGTCCTCGTGAAGACTCTCCGAGTTGGCATCGACGGAACGGATTTTGAGGTGTTATCCGGATCACACGGCGAGTTTCCCGAGGGGAGTGAGTACCAGATACTGGGACACGAGGCCGTTGGCGTTGTTGAGGCAGCCAATGGGACCGCGCTGAGCGAAGGAGAGATTGTCGTCCCAACGGTCCGGCGGCCTAAAAACACATCGAGCCGGTTCTTCGAGAACGACGAGCCCGATATGGCACCGCCCGGTGAGTATGTCGAGCGGGGGATTGCGGGGGCGCACGGGTACATGGCCGAGTACTTCACCACACCTGCGTCGTTTCTCGTTTCGATTCCGGAGTCGCTGGCGGATGTCGGATTTCTGGTCGAGCCGATCAGCAATGCTGAAAAGGCACTCGAACTGGCACAGCGTTCCAGATCGACCTTCGAGTGGCAGGACTCTGCCGGACTCGTCCTTGGAAACGGACCGTTGGGATTGCTTACATTGGCAATGCTCACAGACCGGTGCGAGCGAACGTACTGCCTCGGTCGTCGTGAACGACCGGACCCGACCATCGATATCGTCGATGAACTTGGGGCCACGTACATCAACTCTCAACAGACGGCTGTAGATGAAATACCCGCAGCTCATGAGCCGATGGATCTGGTGTTTGAAGCGACGGGGCACGCAAAACACGCGTTTTCAACGATTGAGGCGCTTGATTCGAACGGGGTTGGAGTTCTGCTCGGTATTCCGGAAGACTGGGAATTCACCGTCAATGGCGGGGCGCTCCACCGGCAGTTGGTACTTCAGAACAAGGCACTACTCGGGAGCGTGAACTCGAACGTTCGACATTACAACCGCGCTCGGAACACGCTTGCAGAATACCCGGACTGGTTTGTTTCGTCCATCATGACGACGCGGTGTTCGGTGTCGGAGTTTGCGGATGCATTCGAGCAATCACCGGAGAGCATCAAATCGTACATTGAGTTCAGCGCCTAG
- a CDS encoding HD domain-containing protein: MPDYEGQVTEAFPELDYISSESLRNKVIEAWTLALDRGGWRDITDIPYAWNIHDVTNVRHIRGVTRIARESAIEQQEFHGADPDIDVIVAAALLHDVGKCYEYVDFVEDEKLLDPDPRYATEEIPHSLSGYALAHEVGCPLAVQRAIPHFIGEIPTRTLEAELVKSANSASSNAITQSTMGITLQEWVDEYSQT; the protein is encoded by the coding sequence ATGCCCGACTACGAGGGGCAAGTCACGGAGGCGTTTCCAGAACTCGACTACATCTCATCAGAGAGCCTTCGCAACAAAGTCATCGAAGCGTGGACACTCGCGCTTGACCGAGGTGGCTGGCGCGACATTACAGACATTCCCTACGCCTGGAATATCCATGACGTGACCAACGTCAGGCACATTCGTGGGGTCACAAGAATCGCACGGGAATCCGCCATCGAACAGCAGGAGTTCCACGGTGCCGATCCAGATATCGATGTCATTGTGGCAGCCGCACTTCTCCACGATGTCGGGAAGTGCTACGAGTACGTTGACTTTGTCGAGGACGAGAAGCTACTCGATCCAGACCCCAGATACGCAACCGAGGAAATACCACACTCCCTGTCAGGCTATGCACTTGCTCACGAGGTCGGCTGTCCACTGGCGGTCCAGCGAGCGATTCCGCACTTTATCGGCGAGATCCCGACACGGACATTAGAGGCCGAACTCGTCAAGAGTGCAAACTCCGCGTCTTCGAACGCGATTACGCAGTCAACGATGGGTATCACGCTGCAGGAGTGGGTTGATGAGTACTCCCAGACGTAG
- a CDS encoding EthD domain-containing protein, whose translation MMYKHVALLVRQEGMSHEEFVDYWQTNHTPIAKDIEGVVRYQQVLPTEPAHAEFDGLAELYFETLDDLHEALGSPGSRDYDPTKEIAAKARDDVNNFLAVEERPRIIGEEIVQKDAVDGDTDGLYKHSAFLVRQDDMTHEEFVDYWQTNHTPIAREIEGVVKYNTVIPTDPENAEFDGVAELYFDDLEKLYDALGSEGSRDYAPDRGKAKAAREDVDNFLAIDERPRFIGQEQLVTDEG comes from the coding sequence ATGATGTACAAGCATGTAGCCCTGCTAGTCAGACAGGAGGGCATGTCTCACGAGGAGTTCGTCGATTACTGGCAGACTAACCACACGCCAATCGCGAAAGACATCGAAGGCGTGGTTCGCTACCAGCAAGTTCTTCCGACAGAGCCAGCACACGCCGAATTTGACGGCCTAGCAGAACTGTATTTCGAGACGCTTGATGACCTGCACGAGGCGCTGGGCAGTCCTGGGTCCCGAGATTACGACCCAACCAAAGAGATCGCCGCAAAGGCCCGCGACGACGTGAACAACTTCCTCGCTGTCGAAGAGCGGCCACGGATTATCGGCGAAGAAATCGTCCAGAAAGACGCGGTCGACGGCGACACGGACGGCCTCTACAAGCACTCGGCGTTTCTCGTCCGACAAGATGACATGACCCACGAGGAGTTCGTCGACTACTGGCAGACCAACCATACGCCAATCGCCCGTGAAATCGAGGGCGTCGTCAAGTACAATACGGTCATCCCCACTGACCCCGAGAACGCCGAGTTCGACGGCGTTGCCGAACTCTACTTTGACGACCTCGAGAAGCTATATGACGCCCTCGGCAGCGAAGGGTCACGGGATTACGCTCCTGACAGAGGCAAAGCGAAAGCGGCACGCGAGGACGTGGATAACTTCTTGGCTATCGACGAGCGGCCACGGTTTATCGGTCAGGAACAGCTCGTCACGGACGAGGGGTAA